The region ATAATTTGCCATAGGCTTTGATTGGGATTTGGGAAGGGAAAGGAAGGGAGGGCCTTGGCCTTTGAGGATAAATAGCCCTCCACCTTGCATGGAGATTTGTTTTTCATTGGATCAAAACTCCTTAATATAGAGGAACTTAAAAAATACACCGAGGAAAGACTTTGGAGGGTTTTGAATAAATTTTCCTATCCTTCTCATCCTTTTATAATATTCTCAGATCAAAGAAAATGTTGATATATCTATTCTCATCTGATCTTGTCTAAAACTACTCTTCCAAATTAAGTGAATGATTTCCCTTCATTTCTCTTCCTCCCCCCTCCCCTCCAAAGCCCCACCTCATTTCCTTTCCAGAATCCCAAACAAAGCCTTAGCGTCATTAAGCCACTTGTGTTATATTCTCTATTCATATTCTCGTAGTTAGATTCTAAACTGTATTTAACAACTATACTCAATTTGGCATTACTTATCAAAAAAAAAATACAGGAATTTTTTATCGTTCCTCAGCATGTCATGAATATTGCCGGGAGTAGTTTTTGCATGAGCATGTAGTATACACAATCAGTTAAAAATTGCATGAGTAAATAATATTACAAACAACATAAAAGTCACGCCGAAGTTATCTTTATATAATTTTTCACTTTTAATTAGCTATATCCAATGAACACTGCTCATAAGAGAATCATTCTATTACCAAACTCCAGAAGCCTTAAGCTTCAATGATTCCATCAGGAATCACTCTCTCCACATACTTTTATGATCTATTTTATTAAACTGAGACAGCAATTTACCAAACAGGAATAAGTTTTCTGCTTAGTCAGTCATATAATCGATAGTTGCAGTGTCCATTAATATGTCACACGATGTCTGGTGCATGATTATGTTTGTGTATAAAAGCATGCTGCCTAATAATATTTCAAGCTCTTCATATACATACACCTGTTTCCAGACACCCTTATATGCCTATTTTGTTATACACCAGTTTCCAGACACCCTTATATGCCTATTTTGTTATTATGGAGTTTTTGTTTTCACATTGAAATTGTTAGTGATGTTTACGATAAAACATTACATTCGAGAGGATGTTAAGAGCAGGGTCCAAACTCCAAAATCCAAAACTTTGCAATTGTTCTCTTCTCCCTGGTTGGCGGTTGTACTCTGTTCATACTGAAATGTGGAACCTCCTGATGTAGTACTTAGTCTTACTTTACTATCTATCAAACTTTTTATGGTATTAATTGGATCCCAATCACCGTGGTTTGTTACTTTGGATGCAGGATCGTTTCTTTACCTGCCAACTTAGACTTCATGATCTTCAACCATCGAGGCAAAATCTTTCCTGCTGAAAAGAATGAGAAGTTGAGACATTGAAGACTTTTCTATAATCGGATTAAGCATTCTCAAACATTTGATATCTCTATTGGTTAATGTACTAGTTTTTGCAGCTTCATAATTTACTTTTTTGTAATGGACATCTGCATATGATTTGGACGGGATGTTACTATTACTACTATAGCCATTTATTTATGATGAGGTAGCCACAAATTGACCATAATTATGTGAATGTTTTACTTAAACCTTGAATTAACTTTTGGGACAATAGAATGGTTATGTTCAAAATAAAAGTGACCGATCTTGATTGTCTAGGTGAAAAAGTTGCTTGAGCTTTGTTAGGCTGCAAATATGTTGTAAGCTGCGTAGGGAAGATTAGGCTGTTAAAACTAAACTGCATTTTTATTGGAAAGTCACAAGGCTAATTTGTTTGAGAGTAAGTTTCAAAAacaatgattcaaagagaattTAGTGGAATCAATGATCAAAATGATTCACTAAGATCTACTAGTACATACGGGTAAACGAAATCGCAACTGCAAAACTAAGAATAATTATAATGGTATGACTTGCAGGATTATTAAATTAGAATAACATATTTCATATACAATGCCTCAGATTTTGAATTCTAATGGTGCATATGTTTTGCATCTTTTGGACAATTAGTGAAAGAAATAAACTCCTTAATCTTGATTACGATCAACCTATTTATAGTTGATGATATGTATTGCATGCTTGGCAAAATTAGCTTAGTTGGCTCTACACTTCTTAAATATATCATTAATTTGGAGGAATATATGATAATCAAcaatataaaattaatttatattcTCAATGCTTCATCTATTTTTTACctataaaattaatttatagTGTAAATGCATCATATATTTTATCCTCCGACCGAATGTCAAATTTTATATATAAGTTAAGATTCATTGATATTAGATATTAAATTTATTGAACTTATCTCTATCAGTAACTCTtcataaaaattaaattaaatcaatCAATCAAAATTCTTTAACAACAAATTTATCAGACTCACATCTAtcaaatttaattaaataaattcaataaattatcaaatttataaaattttatataattaaaaaaattatttaatattCTATCATCCCAATTTATTTTAACCtataataaattatttaaaatatttgtaaatatCAACTACTAAAATATATAATTAActtatttaaaattaattaaataataatatattcAAAATATTGAATTTTAATTTCGTATCCCCGCAAAAACTAAAAACGTCGTCGTAAGCGCATATATCTCATCAGTGTATGTAGCGGTTTAGATAGAAGTGAAAAGTGGATAAGAGAAGAGTTGTGAGAAACCGAAGAGAGAAAGAATGGACAAGTATTTCAGTTCTGCTTATCGCGGCGACCCTGCCATACCCCATGCCGCCCCCCAGCGTTTCGTCAACATCTGGATCGGTTCCCTTTTCCTCACCGCCTCCAACTGCATCAATCCCTACTTTTGGCACAACGGCTCCTCTACCTTCAAGTATCACTctcttctctttctcttttcCGTTCATTCAGTTTCCTAAATTCAACTTACTTTCTCTAATTTTAGGGTTTTCTGTTCGTTCTGCGCCATATCATAGAACTgtttatatttaatttttatttttttaacaGTTAATTGGGATCTTGATTAAACAGAATCTACGGTTTCATTCAATATATCATGGCCCTAGTTAATGTGTGAGGTTTTTGATTAGGTTCATTTTTTCCCATGTGGAAATTTAAGTATGTTGTAGGGGTTAGACAATTTGTAGCTTTTGAGTCTAATTGATATTTACACTGAAATTTTATTGTTCAACTTATTTTTATAAGAATTTATTCAAATATAAACCACTTTATCTTTAACTTACTTTTAATAGGAATCAATTAACTCAAAATAAATTGGATTGACCGCAGAACCAAACCCACTCGTTAGCTGAGTATGTCATAATTGTAACTGAAACAAAGTTATTGCCTATGTTTATTCATATGGAGAAATAATGACTTAGAATTAGAAGTCATTATTTCAAAGTGCACACAGCATAGTCACTTTTGTTACTTTTTAATTCAAGAGTTTGAAATGGTTTGATTGATACTGAGGTCTAAGCTTATCTATGGCGCGAAAGTAAAGCAATGACTTGCTAGTTGCTATGGAGGTTCATAATAATGCTAAAAAATGTATGTCGTTGAATCATGTACTTGTGTCTTGTCTTTCTTGTTTTCTTACTCATCCTGCTTCTGAGATTCGGTAGCCTGACACAAATTCTCCCTGATTATGATTTTGCTCGGTGAAGTGTTCTTTTGCAACAAATCCTTTTCTCTTAATCTAAGATACTTCAATGCGCAGCTGGCATGATAGGGTAATGCTATATGAGCAATATCACTGGAAAAAGGCGATGAAGAAGAACCAGCGATATGAGTTCATGGTATGGTATTTTACCTCCCTCTACTACCTATTTTTTCTCGAGTTTAGCGCAACAGAGCTAAAACGCTGTTTTTACCTTGTTCTTTATTTAACTGTATAAAACTGTGTTGATGCAGTGGAACAAGACATGGGACAAGGCCCACCGAAATTCATTCTACTTCAATTGGCCTATTTACTTCACTTAAGTCACTTCCTTTTCTCTCCCCTTGTTGACATTGTATTAATAGTTACTTTGGTTGCAAACCTGGAGAAAATTGATGTCCCCTTCCCCTCCTTGTTGTACTCTCGACTATGGGCGTGTTTAAACAATTATAAGGGTGTTTTTTTTGCTCTGTCTAGCGTCCTTGTGATGCCATCGGAATTTTTAGATTCGCATATTAAATGCAAAATTATATAAATTACAGATTGTTTAGACTAAGTGTGTTACAAAATTTAAGTACACTTATATTTTTATTAGAAAATAGTATAAACGAGAAATTGTATCGTTTTCTCTTTAGAGGAAAGTAATGATTGAAAGAACATGATATGTTTCACTTGCACGATATACTTCGCAAGGAGTTGAAGGTTGAGATGCTATTAACGGCTAGGAGCTAGTTTTTGTCATTAGCACGCATAG is a window of Lathyrus oleraceus cultivar Zhongwan6 chromosome 6, CAAS_Psat_ZW6_1.0, whole genome shotgun sequence DNA encoding:
- the LOC127092675 gene encoding uncharacterized protein LOC127092675, translating into MDKYFSSAYRGDPAIPHAAPQRFVNIWIGSLFLTASNCINPYFWHNGSSTFNWHDRVMLYEQYHWKKAMKKNQRYEFMWNKTWDKAHRNSFYFNWPIYFT